From a single Pseudoliparis swirei isolate HS2019 ecotype Mariana Trench chromosome 12, NWPU_hadal_v1, whole genome shotgun sequence genomic region:
- the trib2 gene encoding tribbles homolog 2 — protein sequence MNIQRSTPINISRYGRSRHKSHDFEDLSCLRTTESHQSFSPNLGSPSPPETPDSSHCISRIGDYLLLEPLEGDHVFRAAHLHSGEELVCKVFDVGRYQESLAAYFALGQHQHINQILEILLGETRAYVFFERSHGDLHSFVRTCKKLREDEAARLFYQIASAVAHCHDGGLVLRDLKLRKFVFKNEDRSLVKLESLEDTYILEGPDDSLSDKHGCPAYVSPEILHANGSYSGKAADVWSLGVMLYTILVGRYPFHDVEPGSLFGKIRRGHFSVPETLTPKAKCLIRSVLRREPAERLTSREILEHPWFASSGALGGAAAAGGAGGGRGEREPEQTVPEVNMEEELEQYFS from the exons ATGAACATACAGAGGTCAACTCCAATTAACATTTCACGTTATGGGCGATCGAGGCACAAATCGCACGATTTCGAAGACTTGTCTTGCCTGAGGACCACCGAGTCGCACCAGAGCTTCAGCCCCAACCTCGGGTCCCCCAGCCCGCCGGAGACCCCGGACTCCTCGCACTGCATCTCGCGCATCGGGGACTACCTTTTGTTGGAGCCGCTGGAGGGAGACCACGTTTTCAGAGCCGCCCACCTGCACAGCGGGGAAGAGCTCGTATGTAAG GTTTTCGACGTCGGCCGATACCAGGAGTCTCTGGCGGCCTACTTCGCCCTGGGCCAGCACCAGCACATCAACCAGATCCTGGAGATCCTGCTCGGGGAGACGAGGGCCTACGTGTTCTTCGAGAGGAGCCACGGCGACCTGCACTCCTTCGTCCGCACCTGCAAGAAGCTGCGGGAGGACGAAGCCGCCCGGCTCTTCTACCAGATCGCCTCGGCCGTGGCGCATTGCCACGACGGCGGGCTGGTCCTCCGCGACCTCAAGCTGAGGAAGTTCGTCTTCAAGAACGAGGACAG gagccTCGTGAAGCTGGAGAGCCTCGAGGACACGTACATCCTGGAGGGCCCCGACGACTCGCTGTCCGACAAGCACGGCTGCCCGGCGTACGTCAGCCCCGAGATCCTCCACGCCAACGGCAGCTACTCGGGGAAGGCGGCGGACGTGTGGAGCCTGGGCGTCATGCTGTACACCATCCTGGTGGGCCGCTACCCGTTCCACGACGTGGAGCCCGGCTCCCTGTTCGGCAAGATCCGCCGGGGCCACTTCAGCGTCCCCGAGACGCTCACGCCGAAGGCCAAGTGCCTGATCCGCTCCGTCCTGCGCCGGGAGCCCGCCGAGCGCCTCACCTCCCGGGAGATCCTGGAGCACCCGTGGTTCGCCTCCTCCGGGGCGCTGgggggcgcggcggcggcggggggggcgggggggggccgGGGCGAGCGCGAGCCGGAGCAGACGGTGCCCGAGgtgaacatggaggaggagctggagcagtACTTCAGCTGA